In Clostridium ljungdahlii DSM 13528, the genomic window ACTTTGCAGGAAATTATGGTAATGCATGGTGGAAGCAAAAAGAAGAATTTGAAAAATTTAATGGCCCAATCATCATGACTACAAATTGTTTAGTTATACCAAAAGACACCTATAAGAATAGATTATTTACGACAGGTGATACGGGAATGCCAGGATGTAGCCATATAGAAGTTAAAGCTGATGGAACAAAAGATTTTTCTAAGGTTATAAAAATGGCCAAGAAATGCAGTGCACCTACAGAAATAGAAAAAGGACAAATAGTTGGTGGATTTGCTCATAATCAAGTTTTAGCTTTAGCTGATAAGGTTGTAGAAGCTGTTAAATCAGGTGCTATAAAGAGATTCTTTGTGATGGCTGGATGTGATGGAAGGGCAAAATCAAGAGATTATTATACAGAATTTGCTTCAAAGTTACCAAAAGATACAGTTATATTAACTGCAGGTTGTGCTAAATATAAATATAACAAATTGAATTTAGGTGATATTGGTGGAATTCCAAGGATATTAGATGCAGGACAATGTAATGACTCATATTCATTAGTTGTTATAGCACTCAAGCTTCAAGAAGTATTTGGGTTGAAGAATATAAATGAACTACCTATATCATATAATATAGCTTGGTATGAACAAAAAGCTGTAATAGTATTATTATCATTATTACACTTAGGTGTTAAGAACATTCACTTAGGACCAACGCTTCCTGCGTTCCTTTCAGCAAATGTTGCTAAGGTATTAGTGGATAACTTTGGAATAGGTGGAATAACTGATGTTGAAAATGATTTTAAGAAGCTTATGGAAATCTAAAGTATATAAATTCATATAAGTAAAATGGCTCTATTTACGATATGGTGGATAAGTTGTCATAAAAAACTGTTAGTCAGATATGTGGATATCTGGCTAACAGTTTTTCCTATTTTTCTTATTAAAAATTATACTTATTCCATAATTTCATTAATGGAGTCATCCCTTGAAGTACATCAATTTTACTATCAGTACTACATATTGTATCGATGATTTTATGTAATAATTTATTATCTAAATTTTTAATTGCAAAATCCAAATCCTTGTCATTTAAATTTTCCAAGAACCTTCTTAAAACAAGGGAGTGATTATAGTTTTTAAATAAGGGTTTAACAAGTTTTTCATATTTTCCTATTCCACATATATCATAAGCTGAATATATCCCCGTAAGTATTGATGCAAATTGCCCAAATCCTAATCCAGGAGAAAGAGCTCCAAAACAATTCCCAACAAAATAAGTATTATCAACCTTGGGTACATTACATATTCCCGTCATATATTTTGTAATCTCAAACTTATCTGTTATTCTAAATTTTTGATCTAAATCTTTGCAAACTAAATTATAAAATCTTTCCCATATTGTATTTATATCTAATTTTATATTATCAGGATAGTCAGGGTAAGCTATAACAATATTAGCTTCTTTTTCAGAAAATGGTACAACCCATGCATATCCTTTAGGTATGATGTCATAATTAAACCATGCATGCGAAATATCTGTAGCAAATTTACCTTCAACTGTTACACCTCTTAATGTAAATGTAAGATCACACTTGTAATTTCCTAAATGTGAAGCATATTCTCCATCTCCTGTTGCTAATATTACATACTCAAAATTTTTACATACTTCTTCATATTCACAAGTTGAATTAAAATTAATTTTTGTCATCAATTGTTTCTCTAATTGACATTCATATGAATTTTCATGCCTTCCCCTAACATTTGTGTATCCGATTTT contains:
- a CDS encoding FAD-dependent oxidoreductase is translated as MKIAILGAGMSGLSCAITLEKHGIIPTIFERRNCVGDRFVNAEAMFSLLDRPIKDSLHFLSKNYDIHLKPINAVNKLVVHSKKQIGSIDGKIGYTNVRGRHENSYECQLEKQLMTKINFNSTCEYEEVCKNFEYVILATGDGEYASHLGNYKCDLTFTLRGVTVEGKFATDISHAWFNYDIIPKGYAWVVPFSEKEANIVIAYPDYPDNIKLDINTIWERFYNLVCKDLDQKFRITDKFEITKYMTGICNVPKVDNTYFVGNCFGALSPGLGFGQFASILTGIYSAYDICGIGKYEKLVKPLFKNYNHSLVLRRFLENLNDKDLDFAIKNLDNKLLHKIIDTICSTDSKIDVLQGMTPLMKLWNKYNF